From the genome of Ctenopharyngodon idella isolate HZGC_01 chromosome 23, HZGC01, whole genome shotgun sequence, one region includes:
- the adgrg2a gene encoding uncharacterized protein adgrg2a isoform X5 gives MCIFFPLTASQSVATSREFVPTSQSPLYSILASVFTSAQKTTTQGQDILTSSQVSASTSQARTTSNPAGLATTTSKPSMNLTTPTQIPLTSATTSNTTFPPATQALTGSALTNTTTMSNTGGLNTSPSTPASPMSYVTTQMTQSTSISAQTLSNNHISHPVSGFGTSETTANHTTVSSSTEPTVMTQVTNQTAVLRTTTSNALFTEPFVVQCNFSQYCANESSYYWMLVEVYDSNMTEKAIQSWFSELFNMSICSAEDLTTDNNITSYQNDIVFVTSEVRCEDKQNILPTNCTVLLQLSQPVNTCILRNLVENCIHIDSSIQLLGDVERVGKGLCPKNNITPPGDGFVYCTSPMSYDGICKTQGSVNVTCYYNENGFVPKDFVANQSCNVENQQQCECHVSNNNETYYAVRLNITSPDVSFTYVQDMVIQLSTPCNESNIPGSLCNSSSEVSQLYLGMHLECFGEGTRLYTCMLTLQLSKPLDVCTVSTAIAFLWKNVTNVSFDGSLSRIAICRLPTDSETIPLNSTFTWLSVNLSASQNDEIKDILRCAQGQTFAVILNDSCGISPSKSYTNQLLHKTKSESSATSITSLSETTVWSLTNQSHTAVTPSRNIVNTSDTPNTSIKSTATQTNTVSLDTTSLPLIPILDITTQPDNTGGTSHNITTSIVSTTHTTLNVTTQSVNTEGTPHTITSSTISTTGSQYNVTSSPVSTTNATNSLRTPPVSTTGTQNNITTSPVKTTETTLNITTSPVSTRDTNLNVTTSLVSTTGTLHSITTSIVSTSDTTPNITTLPVSTTDKILNVTTPPVKTTVTTLDITTPPDSTRDTKLNITTSQFHTTDTTLNVTTPPVNTAGTPHSITTSSFGTTDTTHNITTSPVSTTDTTHNITTPLVSTTYTTHNIANSPVSTTDTAHNIANSPVSMTDTTHNITTPPVSTTDTTHNITTPPVSTTDTTHNVTTTPVSTTDTTHNITTTPVSTTDTTHNIANSPVSTTVTPLNITTSPVSTTDTTHNITTSPVSTTDTTHNIADSSVSTADTTHNITTSPVSRTDTTQNITTSPVSTTDTTHNIADSPVSTADTTHNITTSPVSRTDTTHNITTPLVSTTDTTHNIANSPVSTTDTTHNIANSLVNSAGTTHNITTPSVSTADTTHNIANSPVSTTVTPLNITTSPVSTTDTTHNIANSLINSAGTTHNITTSPVSTTDTTHNIANSPVSTTDTTHNIANSLVNSAGTTHNITTPPVSTADTTHNIANSPVSTTVTPLNITTSPVSTTDTTHNIANSLVNSAGTTHNITTSPISTTDTTHNIADSPVSTTDTTHNIANSPVSTTVTPLNITTSPVSTTDTTHNIANSLVNSAGTTHNITTSPVSTTDTTHNIANSPVSTTDTAHNIANSPVSTTDTAHNIANSPVSTTDTTHNIANSPVSTTDTAHNIANSPVSTTDTTHNITTSPVITTDTTHNLTTSPVSTTNTTHNITTPPVSTTDTTHNIANSPVSTTVTPLNITTPHINTTGTIPSNTSITPLNTTRMPLITTDITPAEVATATPFNTTAQIHETLNATVRPLNATVTPPFTTAMPLNSTALHHTTVTPTVTAENATQSYTSSSKTTTFPPNTTLFNLTIPSQSTLHTNATTPPLNTTQHTPTITTHLNTTQQDNTIIFNTTSFTHNATTLLENSTNVTLFNTTEFNVTLRSIQPHTNTTYLNVSSFDFNTTTQSPQATQYNTTTLLENATTPNNTILAHTTESPTNVNESNTTQTQTEFNTTAILYETTQLLNNSTLETTDNETDTTTYTPQVSTMYTLNFTTFNTTFFPDVSNITDTLFNTTQSNTTAFTMNTTLFNATDIPLNVTIFNGTDVNRSINTTETSNNTTEFNTTEIPLNVTIFNGTDVNRSINTTETSNNTSEFNTTISPALNTTSFDNTTQIHTTTTFPTTENITNSTSEPVTTVSLLNTTQSNGTTEKDFTENTISNTTTTFNPISIPNNIPTNTTIISIVTNSSTAPTTALSAILPSSPQNSSTSTTAAPIIAPTPTTSRSNTTADTTRPAIPAVTTTPSTTMAATSEATTKSPDKVASDLLNQTQNVASLNSTQVNQLVNQLENLLSAPNITLDLGRTVLSVINNFLNSSTSALAASNRLIKAVDNLALKLVIRDQTENIVFDSLALTVTKVDGTNFGETSFTIADPLNPQVTKGFQRQVRAAESSSSMGKITLPASLTENLSPEQQKIASRVQFTFFQKSTFFQDKSLTQQMLNSHILGSSVANLSIKNLRENVEFTLRNKQPVAGNYVASCVFWDFDQNGGSGGWNRNGCYVKNSSTENETICSCSHLTSFAVLLDISREGQTDRLQATILTFITYIGCGVSAIFLSVTLLTYLAFDKLRRDIPSKILIHLCFGLLFLNLVFLLDSWLALYPDAVGLCISTAFFLHYFLLVSFTWMGLEALHMYLAIVKVFNNYMSRYMLKFSLAGWGLPLVVVIIVIAINKDNYGLISYGNISDGPTEDFCWLKNDIAFYVAVVAYFCIIFLLNLSMFLVVMVHLRRIKRQNPHNNQYRSSLHDLRSIAGLTFLLGLTWGFAFFAWGPVKLAFMYLFSIFNSLQGFFIFVFHCALKENVRKQWRMYLCCGRLRLAENSEWSRTATQSNNKKNSILTANTSDSVTHSAPRSSVSSDESVPSHGIGSPMDDSLIMSGEENDDVVLNEINSQLSSRHRSV, from the exons ATGTGTATATTTTTTCCACTTACAGCATCCCAAAGTGTAGCCACTAGCCGAGAGTTTGTTCCGACATCTCAAA GTCCACTCTACTCAATTTTGGCTTCAGTATTTACCAGTGCACAGAAAACCACAACCCAAG GACAGGACATTCTAACTTCGAGTCAGGTCTCTGCTTCAACCTCTCAAGCCAGAACCACATCGAATCCTGCAGGACTCGCTACAACAACTTCTAAACCTTCAATGAATCTCACTACACCAACACAAATTCCGCTTACATCAGCAACCACATCAAACACAACCTTTCCACCCGCCACTCAAGCTCTGACTGGTTCAGCTCTTACTAACACGACTACTATGTCAAATACTGGTGGATTAAACACGTCGCCTTCAACACCAGCCTCACCTATGTCTTATGTAACCACTCAAATGACCCAGAGCACGTCAATATCTGCCCAGACACTTTCAAACAATCACATTAGCCATCCAGTCAGTGGCTTTGGTACCTCTGaaacaacagccaatcacacgacAGTAAGCTCTTCCACTGAACCAACTGTCATGACTCAAGTAACCAATCAGACAGCAGTTCTACGAACAACGACGTCCAATGCATTATTCACAG aGCCATTTGTGGTACAGTGCAACTTTTCCCAATACTGCGCTAATGAAT CATCATACTACTGGATGCTTGTGGAGGTGTATGACTCTAATATGACAGAGAAAGCTATTCAAAGTTGG TTTTCAGAGCTTTTTAACATGAGCATCTGCTCTGCTGAAGATTTAACAACAGATAACAATATTACATCATACCAAAATGACATAGTCTTTGTG ACTTCTGAGGTTAGATGTGAAGACAAGCAGAACATCCT GCCGACAAACTGCACTGTACTTCTACAGCTGAGCCAGCCTGTGAATACATGCATCCTTCGCAATCTGGTGGAAAACTGTATACATATCGACTCATCAATCCAGCTTCTGGGAGATGTAGAAAGAGTGG GAAAAGGCCTGTGCCCAAAGAACAATATTACGCCCCCTGGAGATGGTTTTGTTTACTGCACATCTCCAATGTCTTATGATGGTATCTGCAAGACCCAGGGATCTGTAAATGTCACATG CTATTATAATGAGAATGGCTTTGTTCCTAAAGACTTTGTTGCTAATCAATCCTGCAATG ttGAGAACCAACAACAATGTGAGTGTCATGTATCTAACAACAACG AGACATATTATGCTGTTCGTCTAAATATTACAAGCCCAGATGTGAGTTTCACCTACGTTCAGGACATG GTTATACAGTTGAGCACTCCCTGCAATGAATCCAACATACCAGG GTCTCTGTGCAATTCTTCTTCTGAAGTATCCCAGTTGTATCTG GGAATGCACCTGGAATGTTTTGGAGAAGGaacaag GCTCTACACATGTATGTTGACTCTGCAGTTGTCAAAACCACTGGATGTGTGTACTGTTAGTACTGCTATCGCCTTTCTTTGGAAGAACGTTACCAACGTTAGTTTTGATGGATCGCTAAGTAGAATAG CCATATGTCGTTTGCCCACTGATTCAGAAACCATTCCTTTGAACTCAACATTTACATGGCTCTCTGTAAATCTCAGTGCCAGCCAGAACGATGAAATCAAAGACATATTGAGATG TGCACAGGGTCAGACGTTTGCCGTTATTTTAAATGACAGCTGTGGGATCTCACCTTCTAAATCCTACACAAATCAACTCCTACACAAAACAAAGTCTGAGAGTAGTGCTACAAGCATCACTTCTCTATCAGAAACTACAGTCTGGTCACTGACCAACCAATCTCACACTGCAGTCACACCATCCAGAAATATCGTCAACACTTCTGATACACCTAATACATCCATCAAGAGTACAGCCACTCAAACAAACACTGTTTCACTTGATACGACAAGCCTGCCACTCATTCCAATACTTGATATAACAACCCAACCAGACAATACAGGAGGTACATCACACAATATAACAACCTCAATAGTCAGTACAACACATACAACACTCAATGTAACAACTCAGTCGGTCAATACAGAAGGTACACCACATACTATAACAAGCTCAACAATCAGTACAACAGGTTCACAATACAATGTAACATCATCTCCAGTCAGTACAACAAATGCAACAAACAGTTTAAGAACCCCACCAGTCAGCACAACAGGTACACAAAACAATATAACAACTTCACCAGTCAAAACAACAGAAACAACACTCAATATAACAACCTCACCTGTCAGTACAAGAGACACGAATCTCAATGTAACAACATCACTGGTCAGTACAACAGGTACACTACACAGTATAACAACCTCAATAGTCAGTACAAGCGATACGACACCCAATATAACAACTTTACCAGTCAGTACAACAGATAAAATACTCAATGTAACAACCCCACCAGTCAAAACAACAGTTACAACACTCGATATAACAACCCCACCGGACAGTACAAGAGATACGAAACTTAATATAACAACCTCACAGTTCCATACAACAGATACAACACTCAATGTAACAACCCCACCGGTCAATACAGCAGGTACACCACACAGTATAACAACTTCATCGTTTGGTACAACAgacacaacacacaatataaCAACTTCACCAGTCAGTACAACAgacacaacacacaatataaCAACCCCACTGGTCAGTACAACATatacaacacacaatatagcaAACTCACCGGTCAGTACAACAGATACAGCACACAATATAGCAAACTCACCAGTCAGTATGACagatacaacacacaatataacAACCCCACCGGTCAGTACAACagatacaacacacaatataacAACCCCACCGGTTAGTACAACAGATACAACACACAATGTAACAACCACACCGGTCAGTACAACAGATACAACACATAATATAACAACCACACCAGTCAGTACAACagatacaacacacaatatagcaAACTCACCGGTCAGTACAACAGTCACACCACTCAATATAACAACTTCACCGGTTAGTACAACagatacaacacacaatataacAACTTCACCAGTCAGTACAACagatacaacacacaatatagcaGACTCTTCGGTCAGTACAGCagatacaacacacaatataacAACTTCACCAGTCAGTAGAACAGACACAACACAAAATATAACAACTTCACCGGTTAGTACAACagatacaacacacaatatagcaGACTCACCGGTCAGTACAGCagatacaacacacaatataacAACTTCACCAGTCAGTAGAACAgacacaacacacaatataaCAACCCCACTGGTCAGTACAACagatacaacacacaatatagcaAACTCACCAGTCAGTACGACCgatacaacacacaatatagcaAACTCACTGGTTAATTCAGCAG GtacaacacacaatataacAACCCCATCGGTCAGTACAGCagatacaacacacaatatagcaAACTCACCGGTCAGTACAACAGTCACACCACTCAATATAACAACTTCACCGGTTAGTACAACagatacaacacacaatatagcaAACTCACTGATTAATTCAGCAG GtacaacacacaatataacAACTTCACCAGTCAGTACAACagatacaacacacaatatagcaAACTCACCGGTCAGTACAACagatacaacacacaatatagcaAACTCACTGGTTAATTCAGCAG GtacaacacacaatataacAACCCCACCGGTCAGTACAGCagatacaacacacaatatagcaAACTCACCGGTCAGTACAACAGTCACACCACTCAATATAACAACTTCACCGGTTAGTACAACagatacaacacacaatatagcaAACTCACTGGTTAATTCAGCAGGtacaacacacaatataacAACTTCACCAATCAGTACAACagatacaacacacaatatagcaGACTCACCGGTCAGTACGACCgatacaacacacaatatagcaAACTCACCGGTCAGTACAACAGTCACACCACTCAATATAACAACTTCACCGGTTAGTACAACagatacaacacacaatatagcaAACTCACTGGTTAATTCAGCAGGtacaacacacaatataacAACTTCACCAGTCAGTACAACagatacaacacacaatatagcaAACTCACCGGTCAGTACAACAGATACAGCACACAATATAGCAAACTCACCGGTCAGTACAACAGATACAGCACACAATATAGCAAACTCACCGGTCAGTACAACagatacaacacacaatatagcaAACTCACCGGTCAGTACAACAGATACAGCACACAATATTGCAAACTCACCAGTCAGTACGACCgatacaacacacaatataacAACTTCACCAGTCATTACAACAGATACAACACACAATCTAACAACTTCACCGGTCAGTACAACAaatacaacacacaatataacAACCCCACCAGTCAGTACAACagatacaacacacaatatagcaAACTCACCGGTCAGTACAACAGTCACACCACTCAATATAACAACACCACACATTAATACAACAGGTACAATTCCTTCCAACACATCCATAACTCCACTTAATACAACAAGAATGCCACTTATTACAACTGACATAACACCTGCTGAGGTTGCAACAGCAACACCATTCAATACAACAGCACAGATACATGAAACTCTTAATGCAACAGTTAGACCATTAAATGCAACAGTCACACCTCCATTTACTACTGCCATGCCACTCAACTCAACTGCACTACATCATACAACAGTCACGCCAACAGTCACTGCTGAAAATGCGACACAATCTTACACAAGTAGTTCTAAAACCACAACCTTTCCACCAAATACAACACTGTTTAACTTGACAATACCATCACAAAGCACATTACACACAAATGCAACAACACCCCCATTAAATACAACACAACACACCCCCACAATTACAACACATTTAAACACTACCCAGCAAGACAATACAATAATATTCAACACTACATCATTCACTCACAATGCAACAACACTTCTAGAAAATAGTACAAATGTTACACTATTTAACACGACAGAGTTCAATGTAACACTTAGAAGTATCCAGCCCCATACAAAcacaacatatttaaatgtgagcTCTTTTGACTTCAATACCACAACACAATCTCCACAAGCTACACAATATAACACAACCACTCTTTTAGAAAATGCAACAACCCCAAATAATACAATCCTAGCACACACAACAGAATCACCAACTAATGTAAATGAATCAAACACAACTCAAACTCAAACTGAATTCAATACAACCGCCATTCTGTATGAAACAACACAACTTTTGAATAATTCTACACTGGAGACCACAGATAATGAAACTGATACCACAACATATACACCACAAGTCAGTACAATGTATACACTTAACTTCACAACATTTAATACAACATTTTTTCCTGATGTTTCCAACATAACAGATACCCTTTTCAATACAACACAATCAAATACAACAGCCTTTACAATGAACACAACCTTGTTTAACGCAACAGATATTCCATTGAATGTAACCATCTTCAATGGGACCGATGTCAATCGTAGCATCAACACAACAGAGACTTCCAATAACACAACAGAATTTAACACAACAGAAATTCCATTGAATGTAACCATCTTCAATGGGACCGATGTCAACCGTAGCATCAACACAACAGAGACTTCCAATAACACATCAGAATTTAACACAACCATTAGCCCTGCACTTAATACAACATCATTTGACAACACAACACAGATACATACAACAACAACCTTTCCaacaacagaaaatattacTAACTCCACTTCAGAGCCTGTCACAACAGTTAGTCTCCTTAACACAACACAGTCAAATGGCACAACAGAAAAAGACTTTACTGAAAATACAATCAGTAATACAACTACAACATTCAATCCAATTAGTATTCCAAACAACATACCAACAAATACTACCATTATTAGCATTGTCACAAATAGTAGTACAGCTCCCACAACTGCTCTGTCAGCCATACTTCCAAGCTCTCCTCAGAACAGCTCCACTTCCACAACAGCAGCTCCAATTATTGCTCCGACTCCAACGACTAGTAGAAGTAACACAACTGCAGACACCACAAGGCCAGCCATTCCAGCTGTGACAACAACACCCTCCACTACCATGGCAGCCACTTCAG aAGCAACAACTAAAAGCCCAGACAAAGTGGCTAGCGATCTTCTGAATCAAACACAGAATGTGGCATCTCTAAACTCAACTCAGGTGAATCAGCTGGTCAACCAGCTAGAGAATCTTCTCTCTGCACCCAATATTACTCTGGATCTGGGTCGAACAGTGCTGTCCGTCATCAACAACTTTCTAAACAGCTCTACAAGTGCTCTTGCTGCCTCTAATCG ATTAATCAAAGCTGTGGATAATTTGGCTCTAAAACTTGTGATTCGGGACCAGACTGAGAACATTGTATTTGATTCTCTTGCTTTGACTGTGACCAAAGTTGATGGCACCAACTTTGGGGAAACGTCATTCACAATTGCAGATCCCTTGAACCCACAG GTCACAAAAGGATTTCAAAGACAAGTCAGGGCAGCAGAAAGTTCCTCCTCAATGGGCAAAATAACACTACCTGCATCCCTGACAGAGAACCTCTCTCCAGAACAACAGAAGATAGCCTCAAGAGTTCAGTTCACCTTCTTTcagaaaagcacattttttcaG GATAAAAGCCTGACTCAACAGATGCTGAACAGCCACATTCTGGGCTCTAGTGTGGCtaacctgtcaatcaaaaacttGAGGGAGAATGTTGAGTTTACTCTGAGGAATAAACAGCCCGTTGCG GGGAACTATGTAGCTTCCTGTGTTTTCTGGGATTTTGACCAAAACG GAGGTTCAGGAGGCTGGAATCGCAACGGCTGCTATGTCAAGAACAGCAGCACCGAGAACGAAACCATCTGCAGCTGCAGTCACCTGACCAGCTTTGCTGTGCTGCTG GACATTAGCCGGGAAGGCCAAACTGACCGTCTACAGGCCACCATCCTTACCTTCATCACTTACATTGGATGTGGGGTGTCCGCCATTTTTCTCTCAGTTACTCTGCTCACTTACCTTGCGTTTGA CAAACTCCGCCGAGACATTCCTTCGAAGATCTtgattcatttgtgttttggcCTGCTGTTCCTAAACCTGGTATTCTTGTTGGACTCATGGCTAGCGTTGTACCCAGATGCAGTAGGCCTgtgcatttctacagcattctTCCTGCACTACTTCCTTTTGGTTTCCTTCACCTGGATGGGTCTGGAGGCTCTACATATGTACCTGGCCATCGTCAAGGTCTTCAACAACTACATGTCCAGATACATGCTGAAGTTTTCTCTGGCAGGCTGGG GACTCCCTTTGGTTGTCGTCATTATTGTGATTGCGATAAACAAAGATAACTATGGCCTCATAAGCTATGGGAATATTTCTGATGGACCTACAGAGGATTT TTGTTGGCTGAAGAATGACATAGCATTCTACGTAGCCGTTGTGGCATACTTCTGcatcatatttttgttgaaCCTGTCCATGTTTTTGGTGGTGATGGTCCATCTGAGACGAATCAAGCGGCAAAACCCCCACAATAATCAGTACCGCAGCAGCTTGCATGACCTTCGTAGCATCGCGGGACTCACTTTCCTGCTGGGGCTCACATGGGGCTTCGCCTTCTTCGCCTGGGGACCCGTCAAGTTGGCCTTCATGTACCTGTTTTCCATCTTCAATTCTCTACAGG gattttttatttttgttttccactGCGCTCTGAAGGAAAATGTCCGTAAACAGTGGAGAATGTACCTCTGCTGTGGCAGGTTACGATTAGCTGAAAATTCAG agtgGAGTCGGACAGCCACACAGAGCAACAACAAGAAGAATTCGATTCTGACAGCAAATACGTCTGATTCAGTGACCCACAGTGCACCGCGAAGCTCAGTGAGCAGCGATGAATCTGTGCCATCCCATGGCATCG GCTCACCAATGGACGACAGTCTGATCATGTCAGGGGAAGAGAACGACGATGTGGTCCTCAACGAGATCAACAGTCAACTCAGTTCACGACACAGATCTGTGTAG